Proteins encoded within one genomic window of Chelatococcus sp. HY11:
- a CDS encoding sugar ABC transporter permease, which yields MNDVGSVDRYGRSARFAGALMLAPMQLQLIVVLAIPSLYVLWLSFTQSSYGADYSFVGWANYAAILADPIFWRSLINTLIVVNIVVYVEVGLSVGVALLFQGVRSGRAVLMAAILAPYAISEVVAVLAWRFLLEPDIGMLTALLSHFGYVLNWATNPNEALILVALIGVWLHLPFSFLLIYAALIAIPGELHEAAHIDGARPWQGFRYVTLPLLMPAIMIAIIFRYIFGFRIFTEVWLLTQGGPARSTEVMAVYLYKNAFRYNEFGMAAATGWLMVLGALLMASFYVYHIYRSGFRNEA from the coding sequence ATGAATGATGTGGGGAGCGTAGACCGTTATGGTCGTAGCGCCCGTTTCGCGGGCGCGCTCATGCTGGCGCCTATGCAGTTGCAGCTTATCGTCGTGCTCGCGATTCCCTCGCTCTATGTGCTGTGGCTGAGCTTCACCCAGTCGAGCTATGGAGCGGATTACAGCTTCGTCGGATGGGCGAACTACGCCGCCATCCTGGCCGACCCGATCTTCTGGCGATCCCTGATCAACACGCTGATCGTGGTCAATATCGTCGTTTATGTCGAAGTCGGCCTCAGCGTGGGCGTGGCCCTGCTGTTCCAAGGCGTTCGCAGTGGCCGCGCCGTCCTCATGGCGGCGATCCTCGCCCCCTATGCCATCAGCGAAGTCGTCGCGGTGCTGGCTTGGCGCTTTCTACTTGAGCCCGATATCGGAATGCTCACGGCGTTGCTCTCGCATTTCGGCTATGTGCTGAACTGGGCCACCAATCCGAACGAAGCGCTCATTCTTGTGGCGCTGATCGGGGTCTGGTTGCATCTGCCATTCAGCTTTCTCCTGATCTATGCCGCGCTCATCGCCATTCCCGGCGAGTTGCATGAAGCGGCCCACATCGATGGCGCGCGTCCGTGGCAGGGGTTTCGCTACGTCACGCTTCCGCTCTTGATGCCCGCCATCATGATCGCCATCATCTTCCGCTATATCTTCGGCTTCCGCATCTTCACCGAAGTATGGCTGCTGACACAGGGAGGCCCGGCCCGCTCCACTGAGGTGATGGCCGTCTACCTCTACAAAAACGCCTTCCGCTACAACGAGTTCGGCATGGCTGCCGCCACGGGATGGCTCATGGTGCTGGGAGCGCTTCTGATGGCTTCCTTCTATGTCTATCACATCTACCGCTCGGGATTCCGCAATGAAGCCTAA
- a CDS encoding carbohydrate ABC transporter permease has translation MKPKLHTGMLRRLGVTLLCIWSLGPIVMIILSSFRPERDIFSPARRFVLEFTTSNYTQLFVSFPQFVGNMGNSLIVAIGATALAVITSTLAGFVYSRQRGKILAASAFFAILIRLVPPVVVSLPLFPIADALHLSDTHILLIILYSTFWVSMLSVMMKTFIDQIPTTLDEAARVDGAGTFQIFLKIVLPLSITGMIAGGIFVFVFAWNEYLFAFIFTSTYAVTGPVVVSNIMDSVAGTQWGVLFAAATLQLAPVLALVIIFQKYLIAGLMAGSVKG, from the coding sequence ATGAAGCCTAAACTGCACACGGGCATGCTGCGCAGGTTGGGTGTGACGTTGCTATGCATCTGGTCGCTGGGCCCGATCGTCATGATCATCCTGAGTTCGTTCCGGCCGGAGCGAGACATCTTCTCCCCGGCGCGCCGCTTCGTCCTTGAATTCACGACCAGCAATTACACGCAGCTCTTCGTTTCATTTCCGCAATTCGTCGGAAACATGGGCAATAGCCTCATCGTCGCGATCGGCGCGACAGCGCTTGCGGTGATCACCAGTACGCTGGCTGGCTTTGTTTATTCGCGACAGCGCGGAAAGATCCTGGCTGCGAGCGCCTTTTTCGCCATCCTGATCAGGTTGGTGCCTCCGGTGGTCGTCTCGCTCCCGCTGTTTCCCATCGCCGACGCCCTGCACCTGAGCGATACTCACATCCTCCTGATCATACTCTATTCGACATTCTGGGTTTCCATGCTGTCGGTGATGATGAAAACCTTCATCGACCAGATCCCGACAACGCTCGACGAAGCGGCGCGGGTCGACGGTGCCGGCACCTTCCAGATCTTCCTCAAGATTGTCTTGCCGCTTTCGATAACGGGCATGATCGCAGGCGGTATCTTCGTCTTCGTCTTTGCCTGGAACGAGTATCTATTCGCCTTCATCTTCACCAGCACTTATGCGGTGACGGGTCCGGTGGTCGTTTCCAACATCATGGACTCGGTGGCCGGCACGCAGTGGGGGGTGCTTTTCGCCGCGGCGACGCTGCAGCTCGCACCCGTGCTGGCGCTCGTCATCATCTTCCAGAAATACCTGATCGCCGGCCTCATGGCCGGCTCCGTCAAGGGCTAG
- a CDS encoding DUF6772 family protein: protein MQPHIDRYTDHRLDRFDPLPRILVHDDFNHGLNGWIGLIGNYEDSLDKMLPVFKPMTQPMLSTAVGWDSGSHGGLSGAFSMKVATRPIKGTMNLALKRLSFRHLGEIQLEAYLAVKPEASDATLSIEDVRSFGMFMDLQSNRYRGLPHVRFLNCLDGTLRQTWQFKQKVPPDTIVSSSSRTRSLQHLYPEGWEDVPDGYQEICYNELPTKMNWQYFKAGIDLAEMRFTSLQFNDRKFDPAGLGVMRLDPWANLECMLNIGFFVETDTDKRAFLYVDSVLLSGDF, encoded by the coding sequence ATGCAGCCTCACATCGACAGATATACGGACCATCGACTGGATCGCTTTGATCCCTTGCCACGAATACTCGTCCATGACGATTTCAACCATGGCCTCAATGGCTGGATCGGTTTGATCGGCAATTACGAGGATTCGCTCGACAAGATGTTGCCGGTCTTCAAGCCCATGACCCAGCCCATGCTATCGACAGCTGTTGGGTGGGACAGCGGCTCACATGGTGGCCTTTCAGGCGCCTTTTCGATGAAAGTCGCGACACGCCCGATCAAGGGCACCATGAATCTCGCGCTCAAGCGCTTGAGCTTCCGTCACCTCGGCGAGATCCAGCTCGAGGCTTATCTCGCGGTGAAGCCGGAGGCTTCTGACGCAACCCTGTCGATCGAGGACGTGCGCTCCTTTGGCATGTTCATGGACCTGCAATCGAACCGCTATCGCGGGCTGCCGCATGTGCGCTTCCTGAATTGCCTCGACGGCACCTTGCGCCAGACATGGCAGTTCAAGCAGAAGGTCCCGCCCGACACGATCGTGTCATCCTCTTCGCGCACGCGCTCGCTGCAGCATCTCTATCCCGAAGGCTGGGAGGACGTGCCCGACGGGTATCAGGAAATCTGCTACAATGAGCTTCCGACGAAGATGAACTGGCAGTATTTCAAAGCTGGAATCGATCTGGCCGAGATGCGTTTTACGTCTCTACAGTTCAACGATCGGAAATTTGATCCCGCCGGACTTGGTGTCATGCGGCTCGATCCCTGGGCCAATCTCGAGTGCATGCTCAATATTGGCTTCTTCGTTGAGACCGACACGGACAAGCGTGCCTTTCTTTATGTCGATTCCGTGCTGCTTTCGGGAGATTTCTGA
- a CDS encoding aldehyde dehydrogenase family protein has product MERARFHYINGQWCEPTGAEWIDVRNPASESVVARVPAGTAADVDRAVAAARGAFAGFSTTSVADRLAMLRRIIEVYRTRQDEIAAVLSEEMGTPITLARSLQAPRGGDHFAATADALEAFAFEERIANGLVIHEAIGVAALITPWNWPLNQIAAKLAPALAAGCTVVFKPSEIAPLNAVILAEVLHEAGVPAGVFNLVHGDGPGVGRTMAQHPDIDMISFTGSTRAGVSVAIDAAPSVKRVAQELGGKSANILMADADFEAVVPRGFTSMCTNAGQSCNAPSRMLVPVDRYEDVVALIRRTAAEIPIGQPADPATVLGPVANANQFTRVQGFIEQAMAEGAELICGGPGRPPGFNAGYFVRPTAFGRVTAAMTIAKEEVFGPVLSVQTYKTIDEAIAIANDSPYGLAAYVQGRDQEAVRAVARRLRVGMVSANYPRQNLQAPFGGYKQSGNGREYGKFGLAEFLETKVILMD; this is encoded by the coding sequence ATGGAAAGAGCCCGGTTTCATTATATCAACGGCCAATGGTGCGAGCCGACCGGCGCCGAATGGATCGACGTGCGCAATCCGGCCAGCGAAAGCGTGGTCGCGCGCGTGCCGGCAGGCACGGCCGCCGACGTGGACCGGGCGGTCGCTGCCGCCCGGGGCGCCTTCGCCGGTTTCTCCACGACGAGCGTGGCTGATCGGCTGGCAATGCTCCGGCGCATCATCGAAGTCTATCGCACCCGCCAGGACGAGATTGCCGCCGTGCTGTCGGAGGAGATGGGCACGCCGATCACGCTCGCCAGATCGCTTCAGGCGCCGCGTGGCGGCGATCATTTCGCCGCCACTGCCGATGCGCTCGAGGCTTTCGCGTTCGAGGAGCGTATCGCCAACGGGCTGGTCATCCACGAGGCCATCGGGGTGGCGGCCCTCATCACACCATGGAACTGGCCGCTCAATCAGATTGCCGCCAAGCTCGCGCCCGCCCTCGCCGCGGGATGCACCGTCGTCTTCAAGCCGAGCGAGATAGCCCCACTCAACGCGGTCATTCTCGCCGAGGTTCTGCATGAGGCCGGCGTTCCCGCCGGCGTGTTCAACCTCGTGCACGGCGATGGCCCGGGCGTGGGCCGTACGATGGCGCAGCATCCCGACATCGACATGATCTCCTTTACGGGATCGACGCGCGCGGGCGTTTCAGTCGCCATTGACGCTGCTCCCTCCGTCAAGCGCGTCGCGCAGGAACTGGGCGGCAAATCCGCCAACATCCTCATGGCCGACGCCGATTTCGAGGCCGTGGTGCCCCGTGGTTTTACCAGCATGTGCACCAACGCCGGGCAGTCCTGCAATGCGCCGTCGCGTATGCTCGTTCCAGTCGACCGTTATGAAGACGTCGTCGCCCTGATTCGCCGGACGGCTGCGGAAATCCCGATTGGACAGCCTGCCGATCCGGCAACGGTCCTCGGCCCGGTCGCCAATGCGAATCAATTCACGCGGGTGCAAGGTTTCATCGAACAGGCCATGGCGGAAGGCGCCGAACTCATCTGCGGCGGGCCGGGACGGCCACCGGGATTCAATGCGGGCTACTTCGTCCGGCCGACAGCTTTTGGACGGGTCACGGCGGCGATGACCATCGCAAAGGAGGAAGTATTCGGCCCGGTCCTCAGCGTCCAGACCTACAAGACAATCGACGAGGCGATCGCGATCGCCAATGATTCCCCTTACGGCCTGGCGGCCTATGTGCAGGGTCGCGACCAGGAGGCGGTTAGGGCTGTGGCGCGCCGCCTCAGGGTCGGTATGGTATCGGCCAATTACCCGAGACAGAACCTGCAGGCTCCCTTCGGTGGCTACAAGCAGTCCGGCAACGGCCGCGAATACGGGAAGTTCGGTCTGGCGGAATTCCTTGAAACCAAGGTCATCCTCATGGACTGA
- a CDS encoding FadR/GntR family transcriptional regulator: MSPSLGSDDRPRSSLTEYVYNSLCRALLRGDYPPGHSLPSEGELAAQFDVSKVVIRAALQQLAALGVVEIRQGRACLVKRLSPRPLEYFFSFALMETDNGLVEAVQLRRGLETYIAERAAQHIKMSELVQLRQALKTMEKARANPEAFVEADIAFHMALVDASDNRLLMFLMHALKGTIRETIRMLHAKGVTPDRSATIARHAAIVEAIGSGDPAAARQAMSDHFDASEAKTLAMRPNGKPALEPERIIEMLERGGEELAKND; encoded by the coding sequence ATGTCGCCAAGCCTGGGGAGTGATGATCGTCCGCGATCGAGCCTGACGGAATATGTTTATAACTCGCTTTGTCGCGCGTTGCTGCGGGGAGACTATCCGCCCGGCCATTCGCTGCCTTCCGAGGGGGAGCTCGCGGCGCAGTTCGACGTCAGCAAGGTGGTGATTCGGGCTGCACTCCAGCAACTCGCGGCTTTGGGCGTGGTCGAGATCCGCCAGGGACGGGCCTGCCTGGTGAAGCGCCTCTCGCCTCGGCCACTCGAGTATTTCTTCTCCTTTGCGCTTATGGAGACCGACAACGGGCTCGTGGAAGCCGTCCAGTTGCGCCGCGGTCTGGAGACGTACATTGCCGAGCGGGCTGCCCAGCACATCAAGATGTCCGAGCTGGTGCAGCTGCGACAGGCTCTGAAGACGATGGAGAAGGCGCGGGCTAACCCCGAGGCGTTCGTCGAGGCCGATATAGCCTTCCACATGGCGCTGGTCGACGCGAGTGACAACCGGCTGCTGATGTTCCTGATGCATGCCCTCAAGGGCACCATTCGGGAGACCATACGGATGCTGCACGCGAAGGGTGTGACGCCTGACCGCTCAGCCACGATCGCGCGTCACGCCGCTATCGTTGAAGCCATTGGGTCGGGAGATCCGGCGGCCGCACGCCAGGCGATGTCCGACCACTTCGATGCGAGCGAGGCGAAAACCCTGGCGATGCGACCCAATGGGAAGCCGGCATTGGAGCCAGAGCGGATCATCGAGATGCTGGAGCGCGGCGGGGAGGAACTCGCCAAGAACGACTGA
- a CDS encoding amidase, whose amino-acid sequence MNTAPSLMQLSTDLAAGRTTSETLVEDCLARIADPAGEGARAFIAVAPDKARAVARAMDLLRGAGAAPSPFAGIPISVKDLFDMTGEVTTAGSRVLADAPPATRDAPAIARLRRAGFVVIGRTNMTEFAYSGLGLNPHYGTPRSVWRRAEERIPGGSSSGAAVSVADGMAHGAIGTDTGGSCRIPAAFNGLAGFKPTARRVPLEGALPLTAALDSIGSIARTVACCAALDSVMAGEPFAALDPVSLKGLRFLVPTTVALEDLDVEVATAFASALRRLSAAGARIEEAPFPEFDDVATINAKGGFTAADSYAWHASLLEKSEAGYDPRVAVRIRRGAGQTAADYIQLIASRRSLIERAARRLATVDAVLMPSVAMVPPRIADLADDEAFARANLLSLRNATLINMIDGCAISVPVRDGGTDAPVGLTIAGATGLDRRILAIAAAAEAVVSQALA is encoded by the coding sequence ATGAATACCGCACCTTCCCTCATGCAGTTGAGTACCGATCTCGCCGCGGGCCGTACGACCAGCGAGACACTTGTCGAGGATTGTCTGGCGCGGATCGCCGATCCGGCCGGGGAGGGCGCGCGGGCGTTCATCGCCGTCGCACCGGATAAAGCGCGCGCCGTGGCGCGGGCGATGGATCTGCTGCGCGGCGCCGGCGCGGCGCCATCGCCCTTCGCCGGCATTCCGATCTCGGTGAAGGATCTCTTCGACATGACGGGCGAGGTCACGACGGCCGGGTCGCGCGTGCTCGCGGATGCGCCACCCGCGACCCGTGACGCGCCGGCCATCGCGCGGTTACGTCGGGCCGGCTTCGTCGTGATCGGTCGCACGAACATGACTGAGTTCGCCTATTCCGGCCTCGGTCTCAACCCGCATTATGGCACGCCGCGATCGGTGTGGCGGCGCGCGGAGGAGCGTATTCCCGGCGGATCGTCCTCCGGCGCTGCCGTTTCTGTCGCGGACGGCATGGCCCATGGCGCGATCGGCACGGATACCGGTGGTTCCTGCCGCATTCCGGCTGCTTTCAACGGCCTCGCCGGATTCAAGCCGACGGCGCGCCGCGTGCCGCTCGAGGGCGCGCTGCCTTTGACAGCAGCCCTTGATTCCATTGGCTCCATCGCACGCACGGTGGCTTGCTGTGCCGCGCTCGATTCGGTGATGGCCGGCGAGCCATTCGCGGCACTGGATCCCGTGTCACTGAAAGGGTTGCGCTTTCTTGTGCCGACAACGGTCGCGCTCGAGGATCTTGATGTCGAGGTGGCGACGGCTTTCGCGTCCGCCTTGCGTCGGTTGTCGGCGGCCGGAGCGCGGATCGAGGAAGCACCATTCCCGGAATTCGACGATGTTGCGACGATCAACGCCAAGGGAGGCTTCACCGCCGCCGATAGCTATGCCTGGCATGCGTCGCTCCTGGAAAAGAGCGAGGCCGGCTATGATCCACGTGTTGCGGTTCGTATCCGTCGTGGCGCGGGCCAGACAGCAGCAGACTACATCCAGCTGATCGCATCGCGCCGGTCACTGATCGAACGCGCGGCACGGCGTCTCGCGACGGTCGACGCCGTGCTGATGCCGAGCGTCGCGATGGTCCCGCCGCGCATAGCCGATCTGGCCGATGACGAAGCCTTCGCGCGCGCCAATCTTCTCAGTCTGCGCAACGCGACGCTGATCAATATGATCGACGGCTGCGCGATTTCGGTGCCTGTCCGCGATGGTGGCACCGATGCGCCCGTCGGCCTGACGATTGCCGGTGCCACGGGCCTTGATCGACGGATCCTGGCGATAGCCGCCGCTGCCGAGGCCGTAGTTTCCCAGGCGCTTGCCTGA
- a CDS encoding DUF4437 domain-containing protein — protein sequence MAVNKLHDEFRTVDLSTGWEVPPGYPSGIQQKILSGALDEAGKRGTRTRLLRFDPGVFTTAPFVHDYWEEVYLMTGDLTVGNDAEGKGGEQFPPHTYAVRPPGAFHGPFKSESGCMLLEIHYFDPV from the coding sequence ATGGCCGTGAACAAGTTGCACGATGAATTCAGGACGGTGGATCTGTCGACGGGATGGGAGGTGCCACCCGGCTATCCCTCCGGCATCCAGCAGAAGATCCTCTCAGGGGCTCTGGACGAGGCGGGCAAGCGGGGCACGCGCACACGTCTCCTGCGCTTCGATCCCGGTGTGTTCACAACGGCCCCTTTCGTGCACGACTATTGGGAAGAGGTCTATCTCATGACGGGCGACCTCACCGTCGGCAATGATGCCGAAGGCAAAGGCGGCGAGCAATTTCCGCCACACACCTATGCCGTGCGTCCGCCGGGAGCCTTCCATGGCCCCTTCAAGTCGGAAAGCGGCTGCATGCTGCTGGAAATCCACTACTTCGATCCGGTCTGA
- a CDS encoding GntR family transcriptional regulator: MSSTDVQNAVTSTAHARKRPQSLRDKAYELIKWRILTCAYRPGELINEAQVAQATGLGRTPVHQAFDRLSVEGLVDIMPRKGMVVRHVSLGEMMQLVPVRTANEALCARLAAEHANNGEIDHLTKILEEGERATAERDTEQLLLLDRDFHATLAAASRNEVLQDLLGKLHERCLRFWFLSLTAQTQREAVQREHADIVAALRARDPDRAETAVRAHVASFHSSVSRLI, encoded by the coding sequence ATGAGCTCAACAGACGTGCAAAACGCCGTGACCTCTACGGCGCACGCCCGCAAACGCCCGCAGTCGCTGCGTGACAAAGCCTATGAGCTGATCAAATGGCGCATCCTGACCTGCGCCTACCGGCCCGGCGAGCTGATCAATGAGGCCCAGGTGGCGCAAGCTACCGGCCTCGGGCGCACGCCGGTCCATCAGGCTTTCGATCGCCTGAGCGTGGAGGGGCTCGTCGACATCATGCCTCGCAAGGGCATGGTCGTGCGCCATGTCAGCCTCGGGGAGATGATGCAGCTCGTGCCAGTGCGCACGGCCAATGAGGCTCTGTGCGCGAGGCTTGCGGCCGAGCACGCCAACAACGGCGAGATAGACCATCTCACGAAGATCCTGGAGGAGGGAGAGCGCGCGACGGCCGAGCGCGACACCGAGCAACTCCTGCTGCTGGATCGGGATTTTCACGCCACGCTCGCGGCCGCAAGCCGTAATGAGGTGCTGCAGGACCTCCTCGGCAAGCTGCACGAGCGATGCCTGCGCTTCTGGTTCCTCTCGCTGACCGCCCAGACCCAACGGGAGGCCGTGCAGCGCGAACATGCCGACATCGTCGCAGCGTTACGCGCGCGCGATCCCGACCGCGCGGAGACGGCTGTGCGCGCGCATGTGGCTTCCTTTCATTCGAGCGTGTCGCGGCTCATCTGA
- a CDS encoding FAD-dependent monooxygenase yields the protein MSMQGDDRVLIVGAGPVGLTAAANLVRQNIPVTVFEASNDLSRQSRASTFHPPTLDMLDDLGFAEALIAQGLVAPTVQYRTKADGILGAFDFGAIADLTRHPYRLQAEQFKLTRIIFEALKENPLFSVEFGKPVAALSQDADGVSVDIGGGSPEVRRGRWLIGADGARSVVRRGLDIDFEGFTWPERFLVVTTAFDFDALIPNLASVTYVADPERWHFLLRIPGAWRVMVPVEADVADEVASSEAYARIAMTSVLPVDAIYDIQHITLYRVHQRVAKSFRKGRAFLVGDAAHVNNPLGGMGMNGGIHDAINLTGRLVEVINNGAPESELNRYDLQRRLVTLEYVQTATIKNKRDLEARDEQDRQRFRDELRATAADPEKTRQFLTRISMIASLRRAEELG from the coding sequence ATGTCGATGCAGGGTGATGATCGGGTTCTGATCGTGGGGGCGGGGCCGGTTGGCCTGACCGCGGCGGCCAACCTCGTGCGCCAAAACATTCCAGTGACCGTCTTCGAGGCGTCCAACGATCTTAGCCGACAATCGCGCGCGTCGACCTTTCACCCGCCGACACTCGACATGCTCGACGACCTCGGCTTTGCGGAGGCCCTCATCGCGCAGGGGCTGGTTGCGCCAACGGTACAGTATCGGACGAAGGCGGATGGCATTCTGGGCGCCTTCGATTTCGGCGCCATCGCCGATCTCACCCGGCATCCCTACCGCTTGCAGGCGGAGCAGTTCAAGCTGACGCGCATCATCTTCGAGGCGCTGAAGGAGAACCCGTTGTTCTCCGTCGAGTTCGGCAAGCCGGTCGCCGCATTGTCCCAGGACGCCGATGGCGTGAGCGTCGACATAGGCGGCGGCAGCCCGGAGGTGAGACGGGGGCGTTGGCTCATCGGCGCCGATGGCGCTCGTTCAGTCGTGCGGCGCGGCCTCGACATCGACTTCGAGGGCTTTACGTGGCCCGAGCGCTTTCTGGTCGTCACCACCGCTTTTGACTTCGATGCTCTCATTCCGAATCTGGCGTCGGTCACCTATGTCGCCGATCCCGAACGCTGGCATTTTCTGCTCCGCATCCCCGGCGCATGGCGCGTCATGGTGCCTGTGGAGGCGGACGTGGCCGACGAAGTTGCCAGCAGCGAAGCCTACGCGCGGATTGCGATGACGAGCGTGCTTCCGGTTGATGCCATTTACGACATCCAGCACATCACGCTTTACCGTGTTCATCAACGCGTGGCGAAGAGCTTCCGGAAGGGGCGCGCCTTCCTCGTCGGGGACGCCGCGCATGTGAACAATCCGCTCGGCGGCATGGGCATGAATGGCGGCATTCACGACGCCATCAATCTCACGGGCCGGCTCGTCGAGGTCATCAACAATGGTGCACCCGAGAGTGAGCTTAATCGCTATGATCTGCAGCGGCGGTTGGTTACGCTGGAGTATGTGCAAACAGCGACGATCAAGAACAAGCGTGATCTCGAAGCGCGCGACGAACAGGATCGCCAGCGTTTCCGCGATGAATTACGCGCCACGGCCGCCGATCCCGAGAAGACGCGCCAGTTTCTGACGCGTATTTCGATGATCGCGAGTCTGCGGCGGGCCGAGGAATTGGGATGA
- a CDS encoding DUF2848 domain-containing protein: protein MGVNVPLDIEIHSQRGRAALRVPVSSLIIAGWTGRDKAAMLHHIRELEALGVTPPASTPIFYRMAASRLTSASHIEASGPDSSGEVEFILLRHAGQLYVGVGSDHTDRRVEVYSITVSKQMCDKPVGRTFWPYEEVASHWDQLLLRSIIREDGKDVIYQEGGIAKMLHPEALLAQLADSDGALADGDVLFGGTLAAIGGIRPSPRMEVALIDPVLDRAIVHRYDIKELPMRG, encoded by the coding sequence ATGGGCGTGAACGTACCCCTCGACATCGAGATTCATTCCCAGCGGGGCCGCGCAGCCCTGCGAGTACCTGTGTCGTCATTGATCATCGCCGGCTGGACGGGCCGAGACAAAGCCGCCATGCTTCACCACATCCGCGAGTTGGAGGCGCTTGGCGTCACGCCGCCCGCCTCAACGCCGATCTTCTATCGCATGGCGGCCTCGCGCCTGACGTCAGCCTCACATATCGAGGCTTCCGGGCCTGACTCCAGTGGTGAAGTCGAGTTCATCCTCCTTCGCCACGCCGGCCAACTCTATGTCGGAGTAGGGTCAGACCACACCGATCGCCGCGTTGAAGTCTATTCGATCACGGTCTCCAAGCAGATGTGCGACAAGCCTGTCGGCCGGACCTTCTGGCCCTATGAAGAGGTCGCGTCGCACTGGGACCAGCTGCTGCTGCGCTCCATCATCCGTGAAGACGGAAAAGATGTGATCTACCAGGAAGGTGGCATCGCCAAGATGCTTCATCCGGAGGCGCTTCTTGCCCAGCTCGCGGACAGTGACGGCGCGCTCGCCGATGGCGATGTCCTCTTCGGCGGTACATTGGCGGCGATTGGTGGCATCCGGCCCTCCCCGCGCATGGAAGTTGCGCTGATCGACCCCGTGCTGGATCGCGCCATCGTCCATCGATATGACATCAAGGAACTGCCGATGCGGGGGTGA
- a CDS encoding alpha/beta hydrolase — MTADLLKVQSPDGISLAVERVGQGKPVLAVHGTTSTRGRWAPVLPALSTHFALYLMDRRGRGASGDAPGVHSMALEFADVAAVADAISQQTGSGITVVAHSYGAICALEAALLTPAISRLVVYEPPIPTEAAPESHDEGPVERLSALVASGDNSGALLYFYRSVIGMPETLIGRMTTRDDWPARTAVAPTLPREIMATRRYRFDAQRFAQLTIPTLVMVGAESPPRYQSSTALLAQTLPNNQTVSLAGQQHNAIDAAPDLFIRETLRFLAP; from the coding sequence ATGACTGCTGATCTGCTCAAGGTTCAATCTCCGGACGGCATCTCGCTCGCGGTCGAGCGGGTCGGTCAGGGCAAGCCCGTTCTTGCGGTCCATGGTACCACATCGACGCGCGGCCGATGGGCTCCCGTCTTGCCAGCGCTGAGCACCCATTTCGCCCTATACCTGATGGACAGGCGTGGCCGTGGCGCGAGCGGCGATGCGCCGGGCGTTCATAGCATGGCGCTCGAATTCGCGGATGTGGCCGCGGTTGCGGACGCCATCAGCCAGCAGACTGGCAGCGGCATCACTGTCGTCGCCCATTCCTATGGGGCGATATGCGCCCTGGAGGCCGCGCTGCTCACGCCAGCGATAAGCCGGCTCGTTGTCTACGAACCGCCGATTCCGACGGAAGCAGCTCCTGAATCGCACGACGAGGGCCCCGTCGAACGCCTTTCGGCCTTGGTAGCCTCGGGCGACAATTCCGGCGCTCTCCTCTATTTTTATCGGTCAGTGATTGGCATGCCCGAGACGCTGATCGGCCGCATGACAACGCGAGACGACTGGCCCGCGCGCACGGCCGTGGCACCGACCCTGCCGCGTGAAATCATGGCCACGCGCCGCTACCGCTTCGATGCACAACGCTTCGCCCAGCTTACCATTCCTACACTTGTGATGGTCGGTGCCGAGAGCCCGCCGCGTTACCAAAGTTCGACAGCCCTGCTGGCGCAGACGTTGCCCAACAACCAGACAGTGTCGCTCGCAGGCCAGCAGCACAACGCCATCGACGCGGCACCTGATCTGTTCATCCGCGAAACTCTCCGTTTCCTAGCCCCCTGA